The DNA window aaacggctgaatctgactgtaagccatggtttgttttggatgatggtttttccctcacgataatgtcacagcttccacatgctctcaacacaaaagcctactggcgctcgtgattctttagctctgcccacacatcatgcctccagccggtcgtgtttttccgggaaaaataggtgcagactatctttctcttatgaatataataaaactaaagactttttggagttatgaaggatgcagtactactctataggtactcaagattaacaggatattgagtgaaaacgaccaattaaccccccccccccccctttaaggaaaaagaactaaacaaaaaaataaaaataataataaataaatgtcatgtctcCTTTAAAACTGCCCACCTAATATAGTGTGGGTCCCCCTCGTGCTGCAGCTCTGATGTGTTCAGGCATGGACTCCTCAGAATGTGTCCTGTAGTATCAAGCACTGAAATATTAACAGAAGGTCCTCAAGTTAAGAAGTGGGGCCTCCATGTATTGTATGTTGGTCGAGCAAACCCCATAGAAACCACATCCAACCGTCAATATTTGGCCCTTGTCAAAGTAATCTATTCATTTGCCATTTTTTCCCCCTGCTTCCaacacataaaatacaaaaactgatGGCTTAATATATTCTACCCATCCACTGGTGCCGTTATAATATAATCAGTGTTATTCACTTCAACtgtcattgtttttaatgttgtgGCTGATCAGTGTATATCAGGCATTGGAGGgttgaaatgtaattaaaatataccATACAAACTTTCAGAAGACAGGGCATGCATTTAATCATTCTACATACATTGAAGGCCATAAGCAGAAAGTAAACTACAGATTTAAAGCCCCTTTGGCCTTAAATTAGAATTCCCAAAGTAAGTAAATGTGAGACTCTAAAGTCAAGACTTCAGCAGAATTGCTTTTGGTGGTGATGTTTCTGATCACATCACAGAAATAGCTGATGCGGTTTATCTGCAGTGAAGTGAGAAGAAACAGGGCTAAAATGATAACAGCGAAACTGATGGGTTTCTATGTATAGCTGAGACAGATCTCATGACTATATAGGGAGAAGATAGTATTTTTAAGCAGCAACAGAAGaaagcaactaaaaaaaaatttagaaaacCAAAGAGGAAAACTGAGAACTCTGGATGATTGCATGTAAACACTGTGACTGACTGTCAAGAACAattcagaacaaaaataaaagaacaaaggGCAGCTTGGAAAATGTATGTCATGTatgcagagagaaagaaaacaggcAGAAATATTTGGCTTTTTCATCTCTGAAAAGTGACagcagagtgtttttttttttttttttgctctctggTGTTGCCATGCACGAGCAAACCTCAGTAAAGCTGAGTCTGCAGCTGCACATCTATGTGAAATGAGTGTCAGAAGTGTCTCAGATAGTGGGTTTGGTATTTATAAAGCTATCTGTGAATAGCACACATGCTTTTCTTCTTTCATAGCATCTTTGCATAAGATGAGGGTAAAACACCCTCCTTTAAGAACAATGTGTATTTACTTTAAAACTGTCAAATATTTAAACACAGTTTGGCATGTGCAGGATGATAATGCATCAGCCAGTGTGTTATTAAGGAAGATAAATATAAGCTAATTTACTTAAAGCATGAAAAGTAAAATTACTCAAAGAGACACTACTGGGATAAGAACCCTCCCTTTTACCAATTTCATAAATGGCCTttgataacatttttattaatagctatttatatatttttaacatttcattaatgtaaaatattaaatcacatcttctatttaaaataatattttgactaTTCAGTTGAATAACTGAATATGCAAGGACAGACAGAGCAGTATCAgggtaaaatgtgttattttacttaaatacagGTATtgtgaatatttatatttaattgccCATATTTTAATTCAAGATAATGTATGTCATAATAGCAACACTATGcatgaaaaacatgaatatagtataataataacaactacaTTATTATTGTATCTTTTTACCTAAAAATCAAAACTATAATTTGTACTCCACAAATTTAAAAGCAATGATGTGTCCACAAAGCTTTAATATTCAACATAATACAATTTTCAACTAATGTCACGGATCACTGTTTGctcagtattatatatatatattacatataaacatattttaaagaacctacacaaatacaaacatattcatataaacatataaaaatattcacTCTGCTGGGatatgacttttggatgtcaacaaatgtcaaatgttaaactattattattaacaaatgttaaactattattctGGTGGCACAGTGGCGCCACAGTGCCCCCTGTAGGCTGACATCAGTTAATGATTCAACACTCAAAGCAATTCATTATTCCTGTCACATCCTCTGGCAGCCCTACTACTTCACAACACATCTTACGCACCCTGATGAAATGTGAAATTACATCCCCAATGACTCAAATAATCATAGCAATCTAGTGTTCACTTTCTAGTTTATTAATAATCTACCACTACAAATCACTATCAGTCACAACAGAATTAAGTAGAACAgggacagagagatagagagacagaccaactgatagatagatagatagatagatagatagatagatagatagatagatagatagatagatagatagatagatagatagatagatagagagggcgagagagagagagagagagagagagagagggagagagagagagagaaagagagaagttgCAGTTTGTGCTGGTTTATTACTACCATTTGACTCAGAATCAAATAAGAATACACTGAAGATGACAGCACACTGAGCAGTACAAATGCTGAATATATACCCCTCAACAGCACAAAAGCGTTTCTGTGGAGGCATGTATGAAATGCTGTTAATACTGACAGTACTGAAGGTCAAGTGCTCTGCCATTTGTAATGTGGTACAGATCCAGGCGATGTGTGAGTGTTTGATATTCAAGAGAGGCATGACTGTATGCCTGTAAACCACCAGATCTCCCTGTGCTCTGAAATATTTACTGAACACCCTCTTCACATGCTACTTCACTTTATATGGCTTTATGTAACttttatgtaacaaaaaaaaaaaaaaaaaaaaaaaaaaaaacttttaattttcaGCAGGCTGTAATCCAGAAACACTACCGAAAAATAGCATATACACTTCTGAAAAAGGTGCACTGGCAAAAAGTGTACTTTATGTAATCATATTGAATTTAAAGATTTCaattatatttctaatattttgtaatcattattattttttgttatgctttaaataagtaggctacacttattttaatgtgctgactaacatactaaagcacatgtaacaTACTTGATCATAATattaactgtagtgtgttatttgatattagCCTACATTAGAATTATTTAGAAGGGCTGTCACGATTCAAATTCAATTAGAGTACTcggttaaataattaaaataattaaaaccctTGATTACATTTTGCCCATGTCAAGTAACCAGCAAAATACTGGATGTGGTGCATTCCATGGACGAGTATCCATGAAACGCAAtataaagccgcgtttccaccgcaggaactttacccaggaactagggacttggtccggtacttggtgtgtttccaccgcaggaaccaggaactaaataaaagttccgggtaaaaaaatgccccccagaaagtccctgctggcgaggtggtacttttttaaagttcaggaactttcgggggcgggactttggcgctaaacatcctgattggttgagttgacgcagcattggttgagttcaaccaccatttattcggatcaacattttcaaaatattactgttattgtgtcatgaaatgtaattttaaaagtatttcaggcgagaatgtagttgtttaaaactcaaatctgttgtttatttataaagacagcgcctatttaaaaatgtgtttcgccgatctcgtagacggtgagctccacacgatcagggagagctcagtgatcatctatccgcccagaggcagcctcaccttggatagaccttctgatatgtgccgctggctctgatgtgtctttagtggttaaacataacatataattcagctgcggggtaaatctaacaggttttctttggtctgtgttcaatttatctatatgttaaaatgaaaataaaaaaggcaagtctatataatatttcgtttcattgtaatggatgtatataacgttacacatatccctgaactaagtacatttctgcagctgttattatgtttaaatgaaaacgaaaggaggcagtggtattttatatcctatttcgttttattgtaaatatactgaggggaaaataacagtagccaaagccatctgagttcacgcagcattggttgagttcaaccaccatttatttggatcattttcaaatattactgttattgtgtcatgaaatgtaattttaaaagtatttcaggcgagaatgtagttgtttaaaacgcaaatctatggtttatttataaagaccgtgcctatttaaaaaatgtgtttcgccgatctctgcgacggtgagctccactcaatcagcgggagctcagtcctcatgtatccgccgagatgcagcctcaaatcggctagaccttctgatatgtgccgctggctctgatgtgtctttagtggttaaacataacatataattcagctgcggggtaaatctaacaggttttctttggtctgtattcaatttatctatatgttaaaatgaaaataaaaaaggcaaatttatataatatttcgtttcattgtaatggctgcatatacacatatccctgaactaagtacatttctgcagctgttattatgcttaaatgaaaaccaaaggaggcagtggtattttatatcccatttcgttttattgtaaataggaaaattgcagtagccaagacgagctgactgaagttatcaagtatgctgctgtttatagatttaccggacttgcgtcgtcgcggacatcacactcccgagtcgaatgcacaaagtctgaactaactaccgaggatgcacgtccaaaatcagcgtactttaaaaaaacaaacaaatcagcagtactttgtattgagaaacgcgcgcagacctacgtcaccagtctaccCTGTCAACACACCCATGTGGGGCCCATAAGGGATGGATATGGGCTGGTGAGTGGGCCCCATCTGGGCTGCCCAGATGGGGCCCAGTTAATTTTGTCCGGGGGTTCCATGGTGGCCCCATGTGGGCAAGCCCAGATGGGCTGAAGGTGGGCTTCACATGGGCCCTAGCTAAAACCTACTTGGGCATCCCAGGTTTCTCCCATCTGGGGCCCACACTAGCTGGGCCCCATGTGGGCTGATTATGGGTCCCTGCTATTATACCCATATGGGtaataaccattattattattattattatttttggggaATTGGAATTTGAACAAATTCAaattttaattcttattttaCAGTCAGTCCATACAGTTCTTTAACAGTTGTaagatgttaatatttttgttacaCAGCCAATATCCCCGAGTCTGGTGGACCCACCACATTATTAGGCTTTTAAATCAATACAGCCACaacaatttatgtaaaaatagTTAACAGATGTTTACTTTAGCTCAATATTACCAATGGTATATACATAATTTATGGTTCTTATTCGCCATTTACCCCTGTGAGATAACAATTATGATCATATGATGGATGAAAACATGGaaattcaattataaaaaaaaaaaaaaaaaaaaaatagaaacaagattttttatcattattggtGCTCATTTCTtagaactttatttagaacagGTGAAAGTGCTTGAAATGTAACAATTTTGTTACTTTGTGTGTGAATAGcaggtgcagaaaaaaaaacattcgcgCACACAGACAAGACACAGCAGGCCCAGTTAGGAGGAGGACACAGTTAATAAATAGCGTAACTTTTTCTTTTAGCAAACATTGAAAATGGGTCTCACAGACCCGAACACCTTGGGTTAAACAAGCTAAAATAACAAGGATACCAGTaatagaattaattacattttatttaagtaaaatttaTGACAACATGCTTTTGCACAGTGTTCCCTCACTGTCACAAACAGAATTTGTTTCTTTCCACCTCAAACGAGCCTGAAGCCTGAAGTCCTTGTTGAGGGGTTGACTGTCGGGCCTGTCTATTACCCCCCCGGTCCCTAGCACCAATGAGCCACTTGGAGACCGCCTTCTCGGCATCTTTACGGGTGATTTGGCTGGTCATGGCGTTTTTCTTTAAGCCTCCTTCAAGAAACAAATATAACGATGACTTAATTCATATGTGCCAACACAACACTCAGCCAGGACTGTAGACAACTATGTTAAAAaaagagctatataaattaagattattattagaaataacaCTCTTGAACACACAAGCTAAGCAACTGAGAGACATGTGCGAACACACTGCTCAGCCAGGACAACAAACGCTTCATTCACAATATTTAAAATTGACATGTTTATAACGTTAGGGTATTGTGACACCTTTCTATTATGGGTACAACTTAAAACATTATCCACATGCACACCTACCATATATTACTTCATACAGTTTTAAGGCCTTGAACTCTCTCTTCCCATTTCGGCCCACAAAGTTATACTGCCTGGATAGGCCATGGTCTAGGAGAAAAGTCATCATCCTTTTTGTGGCCTCGTCAACAGTCCCCCCTCCTATGTCAGTCACAGCTGCAACCTGAGGGGGAACAAAGGCAATACAAAGCAAATTTATCTACAGTATATTGCTCACTGGAGTAAACCACTCAACATGAAAGAACTGCCAGAAGCATGGGTGTGAGCTAGGCGTGGAACGGTACATGTATTCGTATTGAATCGAAATGGTAGGGGCATCactacattgattaaaaaaatcaaaatcaaatgtttttaatggtagtattattttatacagaaataaagtatttataattCAGATGAGAATAAAGTTAGTGTTAATTAAAATGaaggaaaacaaatatattgatCTGAAATATAGCAAATTAACTTTAAATTCATTCAGATACAATTACCAAACATATCTCAAGGTATTTTTTGtctctttattaatttaataaactaatTATCTAAAACTTGTCAAAAAGTTGTGAGCACACTTGGGAAGTTTCAGATCAAATTCACTGCAAGCCCCCCAATAAAATTTAATTGAGTTGCACTACCCTAGACTTAACATGCATACCAGTTCGGACATGAAGTTTGGGTTTGCCAGTTTTTCTTCCATGATTTCCACATCCCTAACTGTCTTTAGGGGGAAACCCTCGGGGGTAGAAGAGAAGGTGGTGCCGATGTTGCCACGCTGTTGTAGAAGCGTTTGTAACATCCTCCCCTGGATTTTTTGTGTCTCTTTCATCTCCTCAATCAGTGTTAAGATGCGAACAAACATGTTGCCCCTGATTTGTCTTTGAGAGGTTTCTGGTGACATGGTGACGTGGTGATGGGTTGAAACATCAGGCCATCTCAGGTTACCCAGAGGTGGTGGAAGTGTCGGCCTAGCAGATGATGGTGAAGAACTGAGGGTGGATGGAGGCGGTGGAGGTGTCAGCACAGACCTCAGGGTGGATGGAGGCGGTGGAGGTGTCAGCACAGACCTCAGGGTGGATGCACCATACAAAAATCAACACTGTAAAAATCTcgtacaacaaaaaaaaaaacttagtactAATTTCTCCTAGCTTTTTCTTTTTGACTCAACTTTTGTAAATAACAGTACGAACTGAAAATAAGTTGTctgtgatagaaaaaaaaaaaaaaaaaatcttttgaagtTGAGGCAATTCAACATCTTGTGTCTATTCGAAACAAAAGTTCTTATTAAGAATAAACGGGTTCAGATGTTCTAATCTTTTTTGTCAGAAATAAGATTAGTGATTTATTCTAGTTTATGAGGCTGAAAACTTGATCATCTTGGTTTCTTTCAAAGCaacaaattatgtgttttgcTAAACACTGTTCAAAGACCCCAAACTCGCACAAAAAAAGCCAAGAATCAAACAACCCAACCAAAGGAAATGATCATCAcctaaatggtaaaaaaaatttacagtatGGAGGTGATTACCTGAGGGTGGATGGAGGTGTAGGCCTGATTTGGCTGCCGGACCAATTGACATCATCCTCATCGTCACTGGACAAAATCACTCGTCTAGAAATTTATAATATACAAGCACATCAATGAGTTAAAGCACTTTAAAAAACAgttggttaaaaaaatatatatatacattttggacAACAGATGATACCACTAAACATAGGGTTCGTACACATTTCCACCAGAGAATTTCCATGACTGATCTATATACAGTATGACAACACTCTGGGTACCAGAGAGACACTCACATGGATCCTTAGCATCTGTTCCAACACCCCATTCCACCTTCAGGCATGCACACATCCATTTGTATACATCTCTTTTAACCCTCTAAACATGTGATTGTTACttttattaattgattacatttaattttattattggtTAATTGTATATCTGTTGTCTACCTC is part of the Carassius gibelio isolate Cgi1373 ecotype wild population from Czech Republic chromosome B24, carGib1.2-hapl.c, whole genome shotgun sequence genome and encodes:
- the LOC128012828 gene encoding uncharacterized protein LOC128012828 isoform X1 → MNMAKAVIEQQDPHTDWATYKLTVKRKVATYEIARTKLVEYEQNTDVPTESDSTENMGRGKRKKRRVILSSDDEDDVNWSGSQIRPTPPSTLRSVLTPPPPPSTLRSVLTPPPPPSTLSSSPSSARPTLPPPLGNLRWPDVSTHHHVTMSPETSQRQIRGNMFVRILTLIEEMKETQKIQGRMLQTLLQQRGNIGTTFSSTPEGFPLKTVRDVEIMEEKLANPNFMSELVAAVTDIGGGTVDEATKRMMTFLLDHGLSRQYNFVGRNGKREFKALKLYEVIYGGLKKNAMTSQITRKDAEKAVSKWLIGARDRGGNRQARQSTPQQGLQASGSFEVERNKFCL
- the LOC128012828 gene encoding uncharacterized protein LOC128012828 isoform X2 — translated: MNMAKAVIEQQDPHTDWATYKLTVKRKVATYEIARTKLVEYEQNTDVPTESDSTENMGRGKRKKRRVILSSDDEDDVNWSGSQIRPTPPSTLRSVLTPPPPPSTLSSSPSSARPTLPPPLGNLRWPDVSTHHHVTMSPETSQRQIRGNMFVRILTLIEEMKETQKIQGRMLQTLLQQRGNIGTTFSSTPEGFPLKTVRDVEIMEEKLANPNFMSELVAAVTDIGGGTVDEATKRMMTFLLDHGLSRQYNFVGRNGKREFKALKLYEVIYGGLKKNAMTSQITRKDAEKAVSKWLIGARDRGGNRQARQSTPQQGLQASGSFEVERNKFCL